Proteins from one Mycobacterium sp. EPa45 genomic window:
- a CDS encoding Calx-beta domain-containing protein — MAAAPTAASAPVALLTPARHAAAAAIRPSNIVSGFLSLLGLTPGTGLPSSPAQLLTGALALVRREIEAFVNQVSAMLPVGVTHSLSAGTNATAATGTTTTITWAWGANPVVPFNPATDKLDFGWMQANQFTVVERSGSVVIGVVDNNHSYTLQGVSLGQLSMSNIVAKDAGTVAKWQSLISGAQTALPSVSVADTTVTEGNSGSTNAAFTITLSKASTKPVTVSYTTANGSATAGQDFTASSGTVTFAAGQVSQVVNVGVLGDTTVEPAETFSVTLSNPSGATIARATATGTITNDDAAPVLPSIAIADATAAEGNSGSGSMAFTVTLSKASTTTVTLNYTTANGTATAGQDYTAGSGTVTFTPGVVSQVINVGVLGDTTVEPTETFTVTLSNASGATISDGSAVGTITNDDTATTPGTGTGTAQWGRSFFAPYVDMGAWPVPNLLALSKTYGNSLVTLGFMQADQNGNLAWAGLAALEPGSTTEQAVAINTSIATFKAAGGDVMISFGGASGTSIAQAYAAKGKSAQELANAYAAVIDTYGVTHIDFDIEGAAVADPASIALNSQALALLQKQKPEVHIWYTLPVLPTGLTADGLNVVDSAVKAGVKLDGVNVMAMDYGESAAPTSGSGAKTMGAYAIQSAQSTYTQLKSLYGKYGQSFGYSQIGVTPMLGVNDVLSEVFTVADAQALEDFARANGIGMLSMWQMLRDTPGTLGQASTGASGLSDPQGAFSKVFNDYGTINVVNYGSTGGTGGTGGTGGTGGTGTPVTGGTTTTITWGWGSNPVVSFNPAKDTLDFVWMQPTEFDVTEKSGSVVISVVGNNHTYTLQGVTLSQLQIGNIIAKDASTLAKWQNLINSAKAT, encoded by the coding sequence GTGGCCGCAGCTCCAACCGCTGCATCCGCGCCCGTCGCCCTCCTGACACCGGCCCGGCACGCCGCAGCCGCCGCGATCCGCCCATCGAACATCGTGTCGGGATTCCTGTCCCTGCTGGGGCTGACACCCGGCACTGGCCTACCGTCCTCCCCGGCGCAATTGCTCACCGGCGCACTGGCGCTGGTCAGGCGGGAGATCGAGGCCTTCGTCAACCAGGTGTCGGCGATGTTGCCCGTCGGGGTGACCCACAGCCTGTCGGCGGGCACCAACGCGACTGCCGCCACCGGCACGACGACCACGATCACCTGGGCGTGGGGTGCGAACCCGGTAGTGCCATTCAATCCGGCCACCGACAAACTCGACTTCGGATGGATGCAGGCCAACCAGTTCACCGTCGTCGAGCGGTCGGGGTCCGTGGTGATCGGCGTCGTCGACAACAACCACTCCTACACGCTGCAGGGCGTCAGCCTGGGCCAGCTGTCGATGAGCAATATCGTCGCCAAAGACGCGGGCACGGTAGCCAAGTGGCAGTCGCTGATCAGCGGCGCGCAAACGGCGCTGCCCAGCGTGTCGGTTGCGGATACCACCGTGACCGAAGGCAACAGCGGCTCGACCAATGCCGCATTCACGATCACGCTGTCCAAGGCCAGCACCAAACCGGTGACGGTGAGTTACACGACGGCCAACGGTTCGGCGACCGCCGGGCAGGACTTCACGGCCAGCTCGGGCACCGTGACGTTCGCCGCCGGGCAGGTGTCGCAGGTGGTCAACGTCGGTGTCCTCGGCGACACGACCGTCGAGCCGGCCGAGACGTTCAGCGTGACACTGTCGAATCCATCCGGCGCCACGATCGCGAGAGCCACCGCGACGGGCACCATCACCAACGACGACGCCGCACCGGTGCTGCCGAGCATCGCGATCGCCGACGCCACCGCGGCGGAGGGCAACAGCGGAAGCGGCTCGATGGCGTTCACGGTGACGCTGTCCAAAGCGTCGACCACCACGGTCACCCTGAACTACACGACGGCCAACGGCACCGCCACTGCGGGCCAGGACTACACGGCCGGTTCGGGCACGGTCACATTCACGCCCGGCGTGGTGTCGCAGGTGATCAACGTCGGCGTGCTGGGTGATACGACGGTCGAGCCGACCGAAACATTCACTGTCACACTGTCGAACGCGTCCGGCGCCACCATCTCCGACGGGTCGGCGGTCGGCACGATCACCAACGACGACACCGCGACGACGCCAGGAACGGGCACGGGAACGGCACAGTGGGGTAGGAGTTTCTTCGCGCCGTACGTCGATATGGGCGCGTGGCCGGTCCCGAATCTGCTGGCGCTGTCGAAGACTTACGGCAACTCGCTGGTGACGCTCGGCTTCATGCAGGCCGACCAGAACGGCAACCTCGCATGGGCGGGATTGGCTGCGCTGGAACCAGGTTCGACCACTGAACAGGCGGTCGCCATCAACACCTCGATCGCCACGTTCAAAGCGGCCGGCGGCGACGTGATGATCTCGTTCGGTGGCGCGTCGGGCACGAGCATCGCCCAGGCGTACGCAGCCAAGGGTAAGAGCGCGCAGGAACTCGCCAACGCCTACGCCGCGGTCATCGACACCTACGGGGTCACCCACATTGATTTCGACATCGAAGGTGCCGCCGTTGCGGATCCGGCGTCGATCGCGCTGAACAGCCAAGCTCTTGCGCTGCTTCAAAAGCAAAAGCCCGAAGTACATATCTGGTACACGCTGCCGGTCCTGCCGACCGGGCTGACTGCCGACGGCCTCAACGTTGTCGACTCGGCGGTCAAGGCGGGCGTCAAGCTTGACGGCGTCAACGTGATGGCGATGGACTACGGCGAGTCTGCCGCGCCGACCAGCGGGTCGGGGGCAAAAACCATGGGCGCGTATGCAATTCAATCCGCTCAGTCAACCTATACCCAGCTGAAATCACTGTATGGCAAGTATGGGCAGAGCTTCGGCTACAGCCAGATCGGCGTCACCCCGATGCTCGGCGTCAACGACGTCCTGAGCGAGGTGTTCACTGTGGCCGACGCGCAGGCCCTCGAGGACTTCGCCCGCGCCAACGGCATTGGAATGCTGTCGATGTGGCAGATGCTGCGCGACACCCCGGGAACGTTGGGGCAGGCCAGCACCGGGGCGTCCGGCTTGAGTGATCCGCAGGGTGCATTCAGCAAGGTGTTCAACGACTACGGCACGATCAACGTCGTCAACTACGGCAGTACCGGTGGAACCGGAGGCACGGGCGGTACCGGGGGCACCGGGGGCACCGGCACCCCGGTGACGGGGGGCACCACGACGACAATCACCTGGGGCTGGGGCAGCAATCCGGTAGTGAGTTTCAATCCGGCGAAGGACACTCTGGACTTCGTGTGGATGCAGCCCACCGAGTTCGACGTCACCGAGAAGTCAGGTTCGGTCGTGATCTCCGTCGTCGGCAACAATCACACCTACACGCTGCAGGGCGTGACACTGAGTCAGCTGCAGATCGGCAACATCATCGCGAAAGATGCCAGCACCCTGGCGAAGTGGCAGAACCTCATCAACAGCGCGAAAGCCACTTAG
- a CDS encoding enoyl-CoA hydratase: MTGDDILLIETTDRIRTVTLNRPNSRNALSSALRSRFFGALREADADENVDVIIVTGADPVFCAGLDLKELGDTTELPDISPKWPPMTKPVIGAINGAAVTGGLELALYCDILIASERARFADTHARVGLLPTWGLSVRLPQKVGVGLARRMSLTGDYLSADDALRAGLVTQVVAHDELLSTARAVATSIVGNNQKAVRALLASYHRIDEDQTASGLWIEAMSAKKWMAATSGDDIAASRASVIERGRSQVTSG; encoded by the coding sequence CATCCGCACGGTCACGCTGAATCGCCCCAATTCGCGCAATGCGCTCTCGTCGGCGCTGCGCAGCCGTTTCTTCGGCGCCCTGCGCGAAGCGGACGCCGATGAAAACGTCGACGTCATCATCGTCACCGGCGCCGATCCGGTGTTCTGCGCGGGGTTGGATCTCAAGGAGCTCGGTGACACCACCGAACTTCCCGACATCTCCCCCAAATGGCCGCCGATGACCAAGCCCGTCATAGGCGCGATCAACGGCGCCGCCGTGACCGGCGGCCTGGAACTCGCGCTCTACTGCGACATCCTGATCGCCTCCGAGCGCGCTCGTTTCGCCGACACCCACGCCCGGGTGGGTCTACTGCCGACCTGGGGCCTGAGCGTGCGGCTGCCACAGAAGGTCGGCGTCGGGCTGGCCCGACGGATGAGCCTGACCGGCGACTACCTGTCCGCCGACGATGCGCTGCGGGCGGGGCTGGTGACCCAGGTCGTCGCGCACGACGAGCTGCTGTCGACCGCTCGAGCGGTGGCCACCTCGATCGTCGGCAACAATCAGAAGGCCGTCCGCGCGCTGCTGGCGTCGTATCACCGCATCGACGAGGACCAGACCGCCTCCGGGCTCTGGATCGAGGCGATGTCCGCCAAGAAGTGGATGGCGGCGACATCCGGTGACGACATCGCCGCCAGCCGGGCCTCGGTGATCGAGCGCGGCCGCAGCCAAGTTACTTCTGGCTAA